Genomic DNA from Salvia miltiorrhiza cultivar Shanhuang (shh) chromosome 1, IMPLAD_Smil_shh, whole genome shotgun sequence:
aaagtggTGATTTAACTCGCTAAACTTAAATAATtacgttaaaattacaaatttgaagtagtttgtgattttatttgtcaaaaatgTCCGAGGAAAAAAAAGAGGAGGAGGAACGTACATTTCTCTAGCAGGATCGCCCCAATTGTACCAGCCTTTAGGGATGATGATGTTGTCCATGTAAGTGTTGGCAAAGACGACGGTGGAGAAAGGGCCCCACGCTCTGCCCAGGTAGAGGGCGCCCGACCCCGTCACTCTGCAGTTGACGAACGAGAACCCCGTGTCGTCCAATATGCTGCTTCTCCCCTGCGCCGTCACCGCCCCCGTCACCGGAGCTATCGCGTGCACGTCGCAGTTCTGTTCATCAACACCCCCtctttacaaattcaaattactatCATACAAATCAACTACCaagaatgaaatgaaatgaaccTCGAACAACGACAGTCCGTTGCCGAAGATGAAGTCGACGGATCCCTCGATGTAGCAGTCCTTGTAGTAATGCCTGCCCACGTGGTCGTACAGCGTGTCCTGCGCCCCTAAGAACCTGCACCCCACCAACGCCGCCGTGTCCGCCGATATCCGGAACGCCACCGCCTGCTTCCCCACCGCTCCCGGCGCCGGCACCGGCGTCGTGTTCTGCATGCCCAACATATCATATAATACAAGTTAATTAATAAGAGAGCTAGCTAGGCGATGGAGCTGAGGGGACATATATACCTTGAAAGTGATGTTCTTGGCTATAAAATAAGGGGAATTGACTGCGAAAGTAGCAGAGCCGTATGTGCCGAGGGGTCGGCCGTTGGGGCCAGCTGTTTGGGCCGTGTCGCCCCATTCAACTATTGTTTTGTCGGCTCCCGCGCCCTCTATCGTTATGAACGATTTCATTTGACCTATTGTCACCTTCTCCCTATAAATTTTACTAGTATTCAATTATCATCCCATCACTTTATACATGTAtatacaaattaataataatgaaaagGAGATAGCAGTACTGACGAGTAGACGCCTGCATGAACATTGATGAGCACTCGGATGAGGTTGACGGCAGGGAGAGAGTCGATGGCGTCTTGAATGGTGGTGAAATCTCCGAGCGCCGGATTCTTGTCCACCGTCAGAATGTAGGAAGGGAACACCTTGTTCTTCGCTGTCTTGAACACCGAATGCTTCAGGCTCCCCACAAACTTGACCCACT
This window encodes:
- the LOC130985895 gene encoding probable pectinesterase 53, which codes for MPARLLHLAMFLLVLIPGAHSHSKGVRRSKPSPPLWVNMSQVEYSEQQFMKWVKFVGSLKHSVFKTAKNKVFPSYILTVDKNPALGDFTTIQDAIDSLPAVNLIRVLINVHAGVYSEKVTIGQMKSFITIEGAGADKTIVEWGDTAQTAGPNGRPLGTYGSATFAVNSPYFIAKNITFKNTTPVPAPGAVGKQAVAFRISADTAALVGCRFLGAQDTLYDHVGRHYYKDCYIEGSVDFIFGNGLSLFENCDVHAIAPVTGAVTAQGRSSILDDTGFSFVNCRVTGSGALYLGRAWGPFSTVVFANTYMDNIIIPKGWYNWGDPAREMTVFYGQYKCTGPGANFAGRVSWSRELTDAEARPFISLTFIDGSEWINM